From the genome of Podospora bellae-mahoneyi strain CBS 112042 chromosome 2, whole genome shotgun sequence:
ATCATTGCAAAACATGGCAGTAAAAGATTGCTCAGTTACTTTCCCATTTTACCGGGAGTGAACCAAATAAATAACAATAATCCTTCGCACACTATCCATCCTCCAAAATCGCACCAGGGGGGTATATTGATTTGCACTCCAtcccaaaaaacaaaacagccGTCAAATCAAAAAACCACTATTCACCAGAAAGAAAaccgcttctttttctccattGTTCATAACTCTTTCCCCGTCCAATTCTCCTCCgctccttttcttcaacCGAAACCCAAATTTCCCGACCGTTGGTACCGGTAGTTGAACTGCCGGTGAGATGGTGTGAGGTGAggtgtttgtttttgttggcgCCTCAGCTCGTGTGGAGTTGACTTTTTGAGTTGGAGACCGCTGGAGCCCCTTTTCCCAAGCCTTGCTCCACACATCCCAGCACACCAACAAACCATCCGGTCTCtcgccaagcccaccaacaAAGGGGTACCGGTTCGTCTGATGACAGAATTCATCTTGTCGAGGTGAAAAAAAATTGCTGAGCTGAGAACTTTTCGGCAGCCGTTGCTTTGTTGTTGGTATCCTTCTGAGGCCCCTGCCCTCCGTgacaaaaaaagatgaaTAACTTTTTGATATCCCCTTCCCGATTCATAAAACCCTCCGGAACGCCGTGCTGTGTTGTTTGCAAAAGTTGGTGTGGTATAAATATAGACAAATGAACAGAAGCGCAGAGCAGATGAGTCGTCGAGTGTGTCGTCTCAACGACTCGTGACAGAGTCAGAGTCGACTTAGTGGCCGAGGCTGCTGATGCGGCCCCAGAAGCCAGACTTGGTGCTGCcgttggtgctgttggagTCTCTCCGGCTGAGCTCGGTCGAGTTCTtcttggtggaggaggagctggagctgaaGATGTTGCCGGCGCCACCGCGGCCTACGTGGCTGATGGTGGCAGCCTTCTCGCGGACCTCGGCGCGGGTGAACTCCTCGTCGAAGGAGAGGACAGGGCGCTCGGCTTTGGCGTGAGCGTTGCCGGCACCCCCCCGGCCGGAGTAGAAACGGCCGGTGCTGGAGGGTGTGGTAGCAGCGGGGGTAGGGACACCGGAGGGAGCGGTGGTCTGAGGAGCACGGAAGAAGTTGCCAGCACCGCCACGGCCAGAGTGGGTGTAGCTGTTCTTAGCAACGGTGGGGTGAGGCTCGGTGATGGTGTAGAGAGAAggcattttggcggttgagTGTCTTGTTTGTTAAGGACAAGaggttgttgtgttgtgttgtgttgtggtggtaCTCGGGTGTCAGAGACAGAGCAGAGAGAGCTTGAAGCTTTGGGCAGTGAACTTGCTTTTTGATGGTGTAGTCTGGTCGAGATATCCTtgtgtaaaaaaaaaaaaagagcagaCAAAGGAGAGCTATTATACCCAAGGCAAGGAAAGTGCCTTGTGTGTAAGTGAAATTGCCAAGCATGGACCAAGGGGCAGACAGATGGAGACGGGAAACGGGAAACGAAACTTTTCCCCAACaagccccccccctcctggATTCCAGCCAAACAAAGATCCAGCGCTGTAGCACGAGCTCTGGGCGGAAAGCCGCATGATCATGGCACCCTGGCGCTAAGCCGCCTGGAAGGACAGCGAAAAAGAGTACAAGCCCGGTACTTTGCCCTGTAGCCCTCTTTGTTCCAACGCCCGATTGGCGCCCTGGGAAAATTTTGCAGGGCAAAGTGCAAGAGCTTCACCAAGATGGCCTCTTTTGGCATGGCAGTGTCATCATGGGCATTCGCAAGATCTCGCCATTCGGACTGTTTGATAAGCTTACCTAGGCATGATACACTACATAGACATAGAGTCAGAAATGTGATAGATTACCCTATTCTGGTTCTTTTGGTACATGTTCTCAgtcatccatcatcaaacacctaTGCGGAGAGTGACTCGGCCTTTTCATGGAGAATGCACAAAAATGATGAGCCCAGAGGCCTGGAATTGGCCATGTTAGCGATTGCGTCAGGTGCTACAGTGGGCCTGGCCAGGACAGGCTTACAGGCTGTGCCCCAGCACGACTGGGCTGAAAATTTGCTGCCGAGAGTCCACCCAAGCTTTCTGTTAGCTTATGAAAACTCACCTGGCCGTCACGAGGCACGCTAATGGTGCTATCTGTTACGAAATCATTACTCCATCGCAAGCTCCCCTGTCATGTACCTTTTGGCCGGACGCCCCGGCAAACGGTACTTGGTTGGACTGGGCAGCCCTGCAAGGGACAGTGACGACTTTGTTGTCGAACAACTGTGCGACCACCTGTTTTTCCCATCTCCGCTGCGACGAGAGAAGGAACTTGCAGTGACATGAGACGACAAATGGCCAGTATGACCAATATCCAAGGGCTTGCACCATCTCACGTCACCTTCTCATGAAAACGAACAATTCGTCATGAGGGCGACTCCGGCCCGGCCAGGGAGCGGTCAACACGGCGGCCACGATTCCCAAAAAAGACAGGTCGATGATGCTTCGTCAAGACAGAAAGAACAGAATTTTAAGGTCTCGTGGTTTACCCCGGACCTGGATGAAGCTTGGCTGCCAGAACAGGGGACCAAATTGGCACATCCACGctggggggtttgtggagTCGTTGTTTAAAGGCTACCAAATGAGGCATCAGAAAAACAATTCGGCAAGTTGGCCGTGGCCAGGTTCCCCAGCAGAATCGGTCGGCCCCGGATTTTCAAGGATCTGAGAGCCTCTCCCGTTCGCTGGTTCCCGCGATCCCCGTAAAGACAGGTATCCCCGCATTTTCGACTCTGCGCTGGCTGTATGTCGTCTCGTTCCCCGCAGGGCATTGAATTCCCAAAGAACAATCTGACGAAGCTTCGATTACTCAACTACGCACGAGCTCACATCAGAAGGACAAAGATGCCCTCCTGATCACACCCGCAGCAACGCCTTCACAGACTCAATTCTCGACTCTCGTTCGGCTGCCGCCCGGTAtaccttttcctcctccaagaagtCAATCAAGCGGCAAGGGCGATGGCGAACTTGTGGCTTGGGCGCTGGGCGGTTAACGCCGGCCGGGCACGCAAGATGGCTTCTTTCGTTCAGCTCTCACAGCTGTCTCGCCCTGGCCAAGCGCCCGCCCCTGTACTGTGTGGCTGTCATCTGACGTACAGACATTTCAACATTGTTTCCAGAAGCTCGCCCGGCATTCTCATTGGCTGTGACTGTTGTAGCATTCCGTCATGTTACTCTGCGCATCGTAGGCTCCCAGGTACCGTGTGACGCTGGGTGAATCTTTGTGCAGGAGAATTGGTGACTGGAGGTATGGTAAGTTGTGTGAGAGTTGGCGGAACAAGATATGTAGACCATCTGGGCATTCGGGTTACCCAAGTAGGGAAGCCGAAGTCATAAAGTTATCCAGGGTTGAAGTGAAGATGGACAATCCGGGCCGAAGTTTCATGACTTCTTTACCGGGCCGAGCCTCAAAGTCTCACTGCGGCAATGTTTTGACACCAGCAAGTGGCTCTTGCTCTAAGTGGGAACTGAGTGTAGTAGCACAACATATTATCCTCGTATAGGAAAAACACTTTCATACATCTCGTGCTCAATTCTGAGTACTTTCGATTGTTGAGCTTTTCCTGTGATTTCTGTGGTACGAGGTGGCCACCCGCCAACTCGAAAAAAAGCCTACTTCAGCCCggttcagtcatcaaacattTTCATACACCCATCTCCATTCCTCTCAAGCCAATCAACCAACTCTTTTTGGGCATCGCCTTTTGTTATGAAGAGCGGTTGTCGTTCCCTTTGCAAAATCGATCCCACCCCTTTGGCTCCTGTCTCAACATGGATTGAAAGGTAGTTTGCGGCAGGACCAAACTCGCATGGCTGGAACAATCTCTAAGGAAGAGTGGACAAAATTATGGCAGAAATAGAGGGAAAACGGATGTCTTTGGGCACATCAAAAGCGGGTGCCTGTCGTGCCTATCGACGAGAACCTCCACTGTGGCGTTTAAGACACCACCCATGACAGACTCTGTAACCTAGTGTACAAGAGTTAAATAAACCTGAGAGAAAGGAAAATTCGGGATTGTCTTTCCAGACCCTGTCTTATTATCTTCCAGGCAGATCAAGGAACAACTTGACATACTCATATCGAACCCTCATCGAAACCAGCTCCAGGCTTCTGATACAATCATTTTGGAAAATCGTCAACCGTTTGCTGTGAAATATTCTCTTGGTCGTTTGCTGGCTGACCCTCTAGCAGTTGCAAGCGAGATCT
Proteins encoded in this window:
- a CDS encoding hypothetical protein (EggNog:ENOG503P786; COG:S) yields the protein MPSLYTITEPHPTVAKNSYTHSGRGGAGNFFRAPQTTAPSGVPTPAATTPSSTGRFYSGRGGAGNAHAKAERPVLSFDEEFTRAEVREKAATISHVGRGGAGNIFSSSSSSTKKNSTELSRRDSNSTNGSTKSGFWGRISSLGH